One Jeotgalibaca porci genomic region harbors:
- a CDS encoding phage tail spike protein, with the protein MYLIKIYDDANDAEGTIIHTPYANGDKLTSGNIKLVGDGVDSFEFSINPSNPAWNNIRPLITLLTITDVRSGKLLFDGRILKPTQTMTANGQFNIKYTAESKLAYLHDSTQRHGEYNNMTVRDFLIEIIAQHNRQVEPHKRFEVGEVTVTTNTDNIYRFLGYEKTWNAIQDKLISRLGGHIRLREGKYIDYLESVGELRNTPIRLRVNLKDMQKEIDPTEIITRLVPLGARLETEEGSSGVSEPRLTIESVNNGKDYIDDQLLINEFGIIEGNMTWDDVNTPSTLLLRGNQFFQAQRAARVSYDISAPNMNLIDASFEEFEVDDYYPIDNPVFAINEPIQVIGKDIDINNPQMSKLQIGDKYRTLSEYQAQANKQMMTVERLEERVERLGTQNARLNQQLTTARDELDTIQQSLLDVNLDDLPQELQTISQQILALQTTLDNLDIPEYGLATQTEDGLMSAVDKTKLDNITQDDFIAQSERDKLSLISVVEPIDLDELLARIEVLEGGAE; encoded by the coding sequence TTGTATCTGATTAAAATATACGATGACGCGAACGACGCGGAAGGCACAATCATCCACACTCCTTATGCGAATGGCGATAAGCTAACAAGCGGAAACATCAAGCTAGTCGGTGACGGGGTTGATAGCTTTGAATTTAGTATCAATCCCAGCAACCCGGCTTGGAATAACATACGTCCATTGATTACATTGCTGACCATTACAGATGTAAGAAGTGGCAAGTTACTTTTCGATGGAAGGATATTAAAGCCAACCCAAACAATGACAGCAAACGGTCAATTCAATATTAAATACACAGCCGAGAGTAAATTGGCTTACTTACATGATTCCACGCAACGACACGGCGAATACAATAACATGACTGTACGAGATTTCTTAATCGAGATTATCGCACAGCACAATCGACAAGTTGAACCACATAAACGTTTTGAAGTGGGCGAGGTAACAGTAACCACGAACACGGATAACATCTATCGTTTCCTAGGATATGAAAAGACATGGAACGCTATCCAAGACAAGCTAATTAGTAGGCTAGGTGGACACATACGGTTAAGAGAAGGGAAATACATTGACTACCTCGAAAGTGTCGGAGAGCTAAGAAATACGCCGATTAGGCTGCGTGTGAACTTAAAGGATATGCAGAAGGAAATCGACCCGACCGAGATTATCACGAGGTTAGTTCCTTTGGGCGCAAGGTTAGAAACAGAAGAAGGTAGTAGCGGGGTAAGTGAACCAAGATTGACGATTGAATCTGTCAACAATGGTAAAGACTACATTGACGATCAGTTGTTAATTAACGAGTTCGGCATTATCGAGGGCAACATGACTTGGGATGATGTGAACACTCCGTCCACGCTTTTATTAAGAGGCAACCAATTCTTTCAAGCGCAAAGGGCTGCGAGAGTTAGTTATGACATTTCAGCTCCGAATATGAATTTGATTGACGCAAGCTTTGAAGAGTTTGAAGTGGATGACTACTATCCAATAGACAATCCAGTATTTGCGATTAACGAACCAATACAAGTAATTGGAAAAGATATTGACATTAACAATCCACAAATGAGCAAGTTACAGATTGGCGACAAGTATCGAACGTTATCCGAGTATCAAGCGCAAGCAAACAAGCAGATGATGACGGTTGAGCGCTTAGAAGAACGTGTGGAGAGGCTAGGTACTCAAAACGCACGATTGAACCAGCAACTAACAACCGCTAGAGATGAATTAGATACGATACAACAGAGTTTACTTGACGTGAATCTAGATGACTTGCCACAAGAATTACAAACGATTAGCCAACAGATTTTAGCGTTGCAGACGACTTTAGACAACTTAGACATACCAGAATATGGCTTAGCCACTCAGACTGAAGATGGTTTAATGAGTGCGGTTGACAAAACAAAGCTAGACAACATAACGCAAGATGACTTTATCGCTCAGTCCGAAAGAGACAAATTGAGTTTAATATCAGTAGTTGAGCCAATTGATTTAGATGAATTGCTTGCACGAATTGAAGTATTAGAAGGCGGTGCAGAGTGA
- a CDS encoding SGNH/GDSL hydrolase family protein, giving the protein MSIQEHLNKIRNAVYGHEVRESIAKGIETAYDDASENGNANMEVTFARGTHPNLRSRLEEVDNKQQQNTAQLQQIEIEKASITYVDAILMDISKGGPKALFNSLATLTATYPNGADGTFLVMDSSFPDGAHSYMWDSLNLVWKDLGLYQATGIADKSVTSSKLANKAVIVGSHVKDSFKSTNLHNFETDMQGYSIDMEIGNIIHVGGEIVLTDEINLSDVSTFSSIGFHNFVFFDSDGELLSNIYLEPVDRIIPKTHSKPLGANTMRMAYFPYVDATPHINSGDTLLPYEPFYHGIKYMKNNADINIVPSTNLFNKKTELKDTGIELTDPASIGNEIVFVGRNVSQHIPTIPEETITVKNAVNTVEFDRHGKFVLFNYHNASERRVGVPIKLSKRTFSVRIIYNNIYASVELQVNRGGTLLPWQPYEPIDKTGQSGIASSPLYKGTLLNFGDSIAQAHNLTGYHGYIAKKYRMTVHNYALGGATIAPVPTDPSNHIVQAQIELAITEGRKPTHILFNGNTNDWKAYGVITEGYTDELDLTTYAGSFENCVRLMKTNFPEAKIVYVSANKMRTRGVAEKAEYTRISYEICDKYSIDYVDIFNKSQFNTYYDHFVGKYTISLTDATHPNDLAYEKYYVPHIESKLNSI; this is encoded by the coding sequence ATGAGTATTCAAGAACATTTGAATAAGATACGAAACGCGGTATATGGACATGAAGTTCGAGAGTCCATTGCCAAGGGAATTGAAACGGCTTATGACGATGCAAGCGAAAACGGCAATGCAAATATGGAAGTTACGTTTGCACGAGGAACACATCCGAATTTAAGAAGCAGGCTAGAAGAAGTAGACAATAAGCAACAGCAAAATACCGCACAGTTGCAACAAATAGAGATTGAGAAAGCATCTATAACTTATGTAGATGCTATTCTTATGGATATTTCTAAAGGTGGTCCAAAGGCTTTATTTAACTCACTAGCGACATTAACAGCGACATACCCAAATGGTGCGGACGGGACTTTTCTAGTGATGGATAGTTCTTTCCCTGATGGCGCTCATTCTTATATGTGGGACTCGTTAAATTTAGTTTGGAAAGATTTAGGACTTTATCAAGCGACAGGAATTGCAGATAAATCTGTCACAAGTAGCAAACTAGCAAATAAAGCAGTCATTGTTGGGAGTCACGTCAAGGATAGTTTTAAGAGTACAAACTTACATAATTTTGAAACGGACATGCAAGGCTATTCAATCGACATGGAGATAGGAAACATCATTCACGTTGGAGGGGAAATAGTCTTAACTGATGAGATAAATTTATCAGATGTGTCAACATTTTCAAGCATCGGTTTTCATAACTTTGTTTTTTTTGATAGCGACGGAGAATTACTATCAAACATTTATTTAGAACCGGTTGACCGTATTATTCCTAAAACACACTCAAAGCCACTTGGTGCTAATACCATGCGTATGGCTTATTTCCCATATGTTGATGCAACCCCTCATATCAATTCGGGGGATACTTTGTTACCATATGAACCATTTTATCATGGTATCAAATACATGAAGAATAACGCGGACATAAATATAGTACCGTCAACAAATTTATTTAATAAAAAAACAGAGTTAAAAGATACAGGGATTGAACTGACAGACCCAGCATCAATCGGCAATGAAATCGTATTCGTTGGCAGAAACGTTAGTCAACACATTCCAACCATTCCAGAAGAAACGATTACGGTAAAAAATGCAGTAAATACGGTTGAGTTTGACAGGCATGGTAAATTTGTCTTATTTAATTATCATAATGCAAGTGAACGCCGAGTAGGTGTACCGATAAAATTATCAAAACGCACATTTAGTGTACGAATTATCTATAATAATATTTACGCAAGCGTAGAATTACAAGTCAATCGGGGTGGTACGTTATTACCTTGGCAACCCTATGAACCGATTGATAAAACAGGACAGAGCGGTATTGCATCTAGTCCTTTATATAAAGGCACATTACTTAACTTTGGTGACAGCATCGCACAAGCGCATAATTTGACAGGCTATCACGGTTATATCGCTAAAAAATACAGAATGACCGTCCATAATTATGCTTTGGGAGGTGCAACAATTGCACCAGTGCCAACCGACCCAAGCAACCATATTGTACAAGCGCAAATAGAACTGGCGATTACAGAAGGTAGAAAACCTACACATATCCTTTTCAACGGAAATACAAACGACTGGAAAGCATACGGTGTTATCACGGAAGGATATACCGATGAGTTAGACTTGACCACCTATGCCGGTTCGTTTGAAAACTGTGTTAGACTGATGAAAACGAATTTCCCGGAAGCGAAAATCGTGTATGTGTCGGCAAATAAAATGCGTACGCGGGGCGTAGCTGAAAAGGCGGAATATACGCGCATTTCCTACGAAATATGCGACAAGTACAGTATCGACTATGTTGATATTTTTAATAAATCGCAATTTAATACCTATTACGACCACTTCGTTGGGAAGTATACCATTTCGCTAACGGACGCGACACATCCGAATGATTTGGCGTATGAAAAATACTATGTGCCACATATCGAAAGCAAGTTAAACAGCATTTGA
- a CDS encoding acyltransferase family protein: protein MGKIKRNSNIELFRIIAMFFITQAHFLFNATEAAPFITQNFSNVLSLGGAFGVNAFILITCYFMVEKPFMIKRITGVIKPVLFYSMLLALPWLFITRDLDKVIGWFVRLPGQYWFVTAYIILIVLIPIMDWFLKRMTKRQVLVVKWLTFFATTLLPGLIGIDLGPLRMSVFIYLYIFSYYLKKYDVKHYNIKVLVWVIIISIVVYLAVYSYSVANMLDVSIFTFVPQKHLQNNIFQVFIVCNLFKIVIKTKSFYNENINLISKSVFAAYLIQQHGSVVALRQSILMNIYIDNFLLSVITHAITALILLMIFIAVDQLIKKFINI from the coding sequence ATGGGGAAAATAAAAAGAAATTCCAATATCGAACTTTTTAGAATTATAGCAATGTTTTTTATAACGCAAGCACATTTTTTGTTTAACGCAACTGAAGCTGCACCTTTCATCACACAGAACTTTTCAAATGTTCTGAGTTTGGGTGGAGCTTTTGGTGTTAATGCATTCATCTTGATAACATGTTATTTCATGGTGGAAAAACCATTCATGATCAAGCGAATAACTGGAGTGATAAAACCGGTGTTGTTTTATTCGATGTTATTAGCATTGCCATGGCTTTTCATCACACGTGACCTGGATAAAGTGATTGGATGGTTTGTAAGACTGCCCGGGCAATACTGGTTTGTGACAGCTTATATCATTTTAATCGTCTTAATACCAATAATGGATTGGTTCTTGAAAAGAATGACCAAAAGACAAGTTTTGGTAGTAAAATGGTTAACCTTTTTTGCTACAACCTTGTTACCAGGATTAATAGGTATTGACTTAGGTCCGCTAAGAATGTCAGTATTTATCTATCTTTATATTTTTTCTTACTACTTAAAAAAATATGATGTGAAGCATTACAATATAAAAGTACTCGTGTGGGTTATAATAATCAGTATTGTTGTCTACTTGGCAGTTTATTCCTATTCAGTTGCTAATATGCTGGATGTTTCAATTTTTACTTTTGTGCCGCAGAAGCATCTTCAAAATAATATTTTTCAAGTATTTATTGTTTGTAACTTGTTTAAAATCGTAATAAAAACAAAATCATTTTATAACGAAAATATAAATCTAATTTCTAAAAGTGTTTTTGCAGCATATCTAATCCAACAGCATGGCAGCGTGGTAGCTTTGAGACAGAGTATATTAATGAATATTTATATCGATAATTTTTTGCTCAGCGTTATTACTCATGCTATCACAGCCTTAATATTACTGATGATATTCATTGCAGTAGATCAATTGATTAAAAAATTCATCAACATTTGA
- a CDS encoding phage holin, whose translation MQLDNKTYDIMKWIVQTFLPALIALVGGIGAATNFEYTEITMTILAAVTTFLGALLGVSNHNYKKGE comes from the coding sequence ATGCAACTTGATAATAAAACGTATGACATCATGAAATGGATTGTGCAAACATTCTTGCCGGCGCTTATTGCGCTTGTTGGGGGTATTGGTGCAGCAACTAACTTTGAATACACAGAAATCACAATGACAATACTTGCAGCGGTTACAACGTTTCTTGGTGCGTTGTTAGGTGTGTCTAACCATAATTACAAGAAAGGGGAATAG
- a CDS encoding N-acetylmuramoyl-L-alanine amidase, whose translation MSRSPYIDSVVLTPKHSGKRTEKVQAFVIHHMTAKWTGKRCAEYFRDTPSRQASANYCIGYDGDVALNVEEENRAWTSSSNWADQRAITYELANSTIGGQWDVSDKTLRKAIIMLAEQHKRYGLKKATYTGDTSGTLWRHDWFFNTNCPGPYLGSKLPYMADEINKILSQNEPVVAGAKVEKPKTDKQLADEVIKGIHGTGAERKAKLGNRYDAVQKLVDEMFKPKPVAKPKPAPKPTPKPTVAKSWKEHGFFYTDPRPDNLIYVRDQPSLKGKIIAEYYIYGVNESEPIEYHTVHVNDGYVWLQYDRMRDGVVIGQGYIPCREYKNGKAQTLWGTIK comes from the coding sequence ATGAGTAGAAGTCCATATATAGATAGCGTTGTTTTAACACCTAAACATTCCGGTAAACGTACAGAAAAAGTACAAGCGTTCGTTATCCACCACATGACAGCAAAATGGACTGGTAAGCGTTGCGCGGAATATTTTAGAGATACTCCAAGTCGTCAAGCAAGCGCGAACTACTGTATCGGTTATGATGGTGACGTAGCTTTGAACGTAGAAGAAGAAAACAGAGCGTGGACAAGTTCAAGCAATTGGGCAGACCAACGTGCGATTACTTATGAATTAGCCAACTCCACAATAGGTGGGCAATGGGATGTATCGGACAAGACACTACGCAAAGCGATCATCATGTTAGCAGAACAGCATAAACGCTATGGATTGAAAAAGGCAACCTATACAGGCGATACATCGGGAACGCTTTGGCGACACGATTGGTTCTTTAACACAAATTGTCCGGGACCTTATTTAGGTAGTAAGTTGCCTTACATGGCGGACGAGATTAATAAGATATTAAGCCAAAATGAACCAGTTGTCGCCGGTGCAAAGGTTGAGAAACCAAAGACCGACAAGCAACTAGCGGATGAAGTCATTAAAGGTATTCATGGCACTGGTGCAGAACGAAAAGCGAAACTAGGTAATCGTTATGACGCCGTTCAGAAATTGGTTGATGAGATGTTTAAGCCGAAGCCGGTAGCGAAACCGAAGCCAGCACCTAAACCAACACCTAAGCCAACCGTGGCTAAAAGTTGGAAAGAACATGGTTTCTTCTACACAGACCCTCGCCCGGATAATCTTATCTATGTGCGCGATCAACCGAGCCTAAAAGGGAAAATCATTGCGGAGTATTATATTTACGGTGTAAACGAAAGCGAGCCGATTGAGTATCATACAGTCCATGTTAATGATGGTTATGTTTGGTTGCAGTATGACCGTATGCGTGACGGTGTCGTTATCGGACAGGGATATATTCCGTGTCGTGAGTATAAAAACGGTAAAGCACAAACGCTTTGGGGAACAATTAAATAA
- a CDS encoding MarR family winged helix-turn-helix transcriptional regulator, whose translation MSHSIDQINHYLVSIFNEVLDIEEDALKGSEFSDISISEMHTIEAIDLYAEHTSSEVAKKLAITAGTLSVAIRSLVNKGYVVRQRMEDDRRVVKLGLTKKGKLVYRLHNKFHREMVKRTIEGMEEDEVEVLLKGLKNLHGFLFELVENIEKRD comes from the coding sequence TTGAGTCATTCCATAGACCAAATCAATCATTACTTGGTTTCCATTTTCAACGAGGTTCTAGATATTGAAGAGGATGCCTTAAAAGGAAGTGAGTTTTCTGATATATCCATCAGCGAGATGCACACGATAGAGGCAATTGATCTTTATGCTGAGCATACTTCTTCTGAAGTTGCGAAAAAACTTGCTATTACTGCAGGAACGTTATCGGTTGCGATACGCTCCTTAGTAAATAAAGGGTATGTTGTTCGCCAACGCATGGAAGATGATCGCCGTGTGGTTAAACTGGGGCTTACCAAAAAAGGAAAACTCGTTTATCGCCTCCATAATAAGTTTCATCGTGAAATGGTTAAAAGAACGATTGAAGGTATGGAAGAGGACGAAGTAGAAGTTCTGTTGAAGGGTCTGAAGAACCTTCACGGTTTCCTATTCGAACTGGTTGAAAATATCGAAAAACGGGATTGA
- a CDS encoding beta-ketoacyl-ACP synthase III gives MGIKITTTGHYLPALKVSNDDLTQYMDTSHEWINKRTGISSRHIATNENTSDLASEAAKRILAKSGISAEELDFIIVATMTPDALSPSTACIVQEKIGASKAFCFDISAACSGFVYALSNASHLMKSGNYDKGLVIGAETMSKVINWQDRSTAVLFGDGAGGVLLERTDSPEDSFLAEDLHADGSRHLALVADHKNVQNPFTEVKETQSYYLEMDGRGIFDFAIRNVPETINRIIANSTLSKDDVAWVVAHQANKRLLEAISKKSNIPFEKFGLNIADTGNTSAASIPILLDQMIESNQIQAGENILLTGFGGGLTWGSLLIKL, from the coding sequence ATGGGAATAAAAATAACTACAACAGGTCACTATTTACCTGCGCTCAAAGTTTCCAATGATGATTTAACCCAATACATGGATACAAGCCATGAATGGATAAATAAGCGAACAGGTATATCAAGCCGTCATATTGCGACAAATGAAAATACATCTGACTTGGCCAGTGAAGCTGCCAAACGCATTCTTGCTAAAAGCGGCATATCTGCTGAGGAATTGGATTTTATTATTGTGGCTACTATGACACCGGATGCTTTGTCGCCATCAACTGCCTGTATCGTACAAGAGAAAATTGGTGCTTCAAAAGCATTTTGCTTTGACATCAGTGCGGCGTGTTCAGGATTTGTCTATGCATTATCAAATGCAAGTCATCTCATGAAGAGTGGAAACTATGATAAAGGTTTAGTAATCGGAGCAGAGACCATGTCCAAAGTAATTAATTGGCAGGATCGTTCCACAGCTGTTCTATTTGGAGATGGTGCTGGTGGTGTCTTATTAGAGCGAACAGACTCCCCTGAAGATTCATTTCTTGCAGAGGATTTACATGCTGACGGCTCACGACATCTGGCGTTGGTTGCAGATCACAAGAACGTTCAAAATCCATTTACTGAAGTAAAAGAAACGCAATCTTATTACTTGGAGATGGATGGTAGAGGAATCTTTGATTTTGCCATACGTAACGTGCCCGAGACCATTAACCGCATTATCGCTAACAGCACATTATCAAAAGATGATGTCGCGTGGGTAGTAGCACATCAAGCTAACAAACGTTTGTTGGAAGCAATCAGTAAGAAGTCCAATATACCTTTCGAGAAATTTGGGCTAAATATTGCAGATACAGGAAACACTTCTGCAGCAAGTATTCCAATTTTATTAGATCAAATGATTGAATCAAACCAAATCCAAGCAGGAGAAAATATTCTTCTAACGGGATTCGGCGGTGGCCTCACTTGGGGCTCACTATTAATAAAACTATAA
- a CDS encoding acyl carrier protein, translating to MTFEKIQEIIVDQLDKDAADVTLTTNFREDLDADSLDLFQIINDIEDEFDIKIESDEGINTVEDLVKYVDAQLA from the coding sequence ATGACATTCGAAAAAATTCAAGAAATCATCGTGGACCAACTAGACAAGGACGCAGCAGACGTAACATTAACAACAAACTTCCGTGAAGATTTAGACGCAGATAGTTTAGATCTTTTCCAAATCATTAATGATATCGAAGACGAATTCGACATCAAAATCGAAAGTGATGAAGGAATTAACACAGTAGAAGACTTAGTGAAATACGTGGATGCACAATTAGCTTAA
- the fabK gene encoding enoyl-[acyl-carrier-protein] reductase FabK — translation MKSVLCEMLGIDYPIIQGAMAWVADADLASAVSNAGGLGLIGTGHDPVDVVNHKIADMKTKTDKPFGVNIMLLNQHVEDVVDAVCASGVKVVTTGAGSPGRYMEKFKAAGIKVIPVVASVALARRMEKDGADAVIVEGMEAGGHIGKATTMALVPQVVDAVSIPVIAAGGIGDGRGMAAALMLGAVGIQVGTRFVVASESNAHDNFKKAIIKAKDIDTVITGQITGHPVRVLRNKLTREYLQAEKEETSKENPDFARLEQIGAGALYRAVVEGSKDYGSMMAGQIAGMISKEETCSEIIHDYMHVCGETLRKQASLWSS, via the coding sequence ATGAAATCTGTTTTATGTGAAATGCTGGGAATTGATTACCCAATTATTCAAGGCGCAATGGCTTGGGTGGCAGATGCCGATTTGGCTAGTGCCGTTTCCAATGCGGGTGGTTTAGGATTAATTGGAACTGGACATGACCCGGTTGACGTGGTAAATCATAAAATCGCCGATATGAAAACAAAAACGGATAAACCTTTTGGCGTTAATATCATGCTGCTGAATCAACATGTCGAAGACGTTGTTGATGCAGTATGCGCCTCTGGTGTTAAAGTCGTTACAACTGGTGCAGGAAGCCCTGGTCGCTATATGGAGAAGTTTAAGGCTGCTGGAATCAAAGTGATTCCAGTTGTCGCTTCTGTAGCTCTGGCTAGAAGAATGGAAAAAGATGGCGCTGATGCCGTTATCGTTGAAGGAATGGAAGCAGGCGGACACATTGGTAAAGCGACAACGATGGCACTTGTGCCGCAAGTCGTCGATGCCGTTTCGATTCCTGTAATCGCAGCAGGAGGAATTGGTGACGGGCGAGGAATGGCCGCAGCACTCATGTTGGGAGCTGTTGGGATTCAAGTTGGAACCCGCTTCGTCGTTGCAAGTGAATCTAATGCACATGATAACTTCAAAAAAGCTATCATTAAAGCCAAAGATATTGATACTGTTATAACAGGTCAGATCACAGGTCATCCAGTCAGAGTTTTACGAAATAAATTAACCCGTGAGTACTTGCAAGCCGAAAAAGAAGAAACTAGCAAGGAAAATCCGGATTTTGCACGTCTCGAACAAATCGGAGCCGGGGCACTGTATCGTGCAGTTGTTGAAGGCAGTAAAGATTATGGTTCGATGATGGCAGGTCAAATTGCAGGCATGATTTCAAAAGAAGAAACCTGCAGTGAGATTATACATGACTATATGCATGTTTGTGGTGAAACACTCCGTAAACAAGCGTCTTTATGGTCTAGCTAA
- the fabD gene encoding ACP S-malonyltransferase: protein MALAFVYSGQGAQYTGMGKELYENFAVVREVFDEAANILGYDVASLCFEENETLHLTEYTQPAILTVSYAIDQLLASVGIQPSIVAGLSLGEYTALVKANAFSFNEAISLVSKRGKYMSEAAPPGTGKMVAVMNADRKVIEAACQEAAKTAYVAPANYNMPTQIVIGGEEAGVDKAVALLEEQGVRRMIPLQVSGPFHTELLAPAAERLQKDLAALSFNEPMLPVIGNTEAEVMEQHDITALLERQVKSAVKWEDCVRKMIDMGIDTFVEIGPGKTLSKFIKKIDKSVTVLNVEDLKSFEQVKSALIAE from the coding sequence ATGGCTTTGGCATTTGTATATAGTGGTCAAGGAGCACAGTATACGGGAATGGGAAAAGAGCTTTACGAAAACTTCGCAGTTGTTAGGGAAGTTTTTGATGAAGCAGCGAATATTCTTGGATATGATGTCGCTTCTCTTTGTTTTGAAGAAAATGAAACATTACATTTAACTGAATACACCCAGCCAGCTATCCTAACTGTTAGTTACGCAATCGATCAATTACTTGCTTCAGTGGGTATACAGCCGTCGATCGTAGCCGGATTAAGCCTCGGAGAATATACAGCACTGGTGAAAGCCAATGCTTTTTCTTTTAATGAGGCCATTTCGCTTGTATCGAAACGTGGTAAATATATGAGTGAAGCAGCGCCGCCTGGGACCGGAAAAATGGTTGCAGTCATGAACGCGGACAGAAAGGTAATTGAAGCTGCGTGTCAAGAAGCTGCTAAGACAGCTTACGTTGCTCCGGCCAATTACAATATGCCCACGCAAATTGTAATTGGTGGTGAAGAAGCAGGGGTAGACAAGGCTGTGGCCCTTTTAGAAGAGCAAGGTGTGAGACGCATGATTCCTTTACAAGTGAGTGGACCGTTCCATACTGAGTTGCTAGCTCCGGCTGCTGAAAGATTACAGAAAGATCTAGCTGCTCTTTCATTTAATGAACCTATGCTTCCTGTCATTGGTAATACCGAGGCGGAAGTAATGGAACAACATGACATTACCGCACTGTTGGAAAGACAAGTAAAGTCAGCAGTGAAATGGGAAGATTGTGTTCGCAAAATGATTGATATGGGTATTGATACGTTTGTAGAGATTGGCCCGGGTAAAACGTTAAGCAAATTCATCAAGAAAATTGATAAATCAGTCACAGTACTGAACGTCGAAGATTTAAAATCGTTCGAGCAAGTCAAATCAGCTTTGATTGCTGAATAA
- the fabG gene encoding 3-oxoacyl-[acyl-carrier-protein] reductase, with protein sequence MDLTGKTVIVTGSSRGIGEAIAEAFAKQGANIVLNARKAIPEEMVSKLEGYGVKVETILGDVSDFESAKHLIERAKELLGSVDVLVNNAGMNRDKLIMRMAEEDFDATYEVNLKGSFNTIRHALPIMLKQKAGAIINVSSVVGETGNAGQANYAASKAGLIGLTKSVAREAAMRGVTCNAITPGFIETDMTDALSDKVKEAMLGQIPLKKFGHAKDVADTAIFLSKNEYITGQTIRVNGGMYM encoded by the coding sequence TTGGATTTAACAGGTAAAACAGTTATCGTGACAGGTAGTTCCCGTGGAATTGGCGAGGCAATAGCTGAAGCGTTTGCGAAGCAAGGTGCCAATATCGTTTTGAATGCCCGTAAAGCGATTCCGGAAGAAATGGTAAGTAAGTTAGAAGGCTATGGTGTAAAAGTCGAAACAATTCTAGGAGACGTAAGTGATTTCGAATCTGCAAAGCATTTGATTGAACGAGCGAAAGAATTGTTGGGATCGGTCGACGTTCTAGTAAATAACGCGGGTATGAACCGTGACAAGTTGATTATGCGTATGGCAGAAGAAGATTTTGATGCGACGTATGAAGTGAACTTAAAAGGAAGCTTTAATACAATTCGTCATGCCTTGCCAATTATGCTGAAACAAAAAGCAGGCGCCATCATTAACGTATCCAGTGTTGTAGGAGAAACAGGTAATGCTGGTCAAGCAAACTATGCGGCCAGCAAAGCGGGACTGATTGGACTGACTAAATCGGTTGCGCGTGAAGCAGCGATGCGCGGCGTCACATGTAACGCGATTACACCTGGATTTATTGAAACAGATATGACGGATGCACTTTCCGACAAAGTAAAAGAAGCAATGCTTGGACAAATTCCATTAAAGAAATTTGGACATGCCAAAGATGTTGCTGATACAGCAATTTTCTTGAGTAAAAACGAATATATTACTGGTCAAACCATCCGCGTTAACGGCGGCATGTATATGTAG